In Brevibacillus brevis NBRC 100599, a single genomic region encodes these proteins:
- a CDS encoding peptide ABC transporter substrate-binding protein, which translates to MNKWLLGISTAVFLFSLSVGCSSKPADSIQSPSAETTAKPTTSEPMVLQWSITGEPSTMDAGIATDSTSMDMINLTFEGLTTVDRQGQMINAIAESYTHTPDFTHFTFTIRKDAKWSNGDPVTAHDFEYAIKRNLDPKTASGYAYQLFYIKGGEDFYSGKGKPEDVGVKAKDDYTLDFTLRSPTPFFRELTSFTTYYPLHKKTIESNPQWATEAKTIVGNGPFIMDKWEHKSKLTFSKSPTYWDSANVKLDQIHIVIIEDNNTALSMFENGDLDWGGYPSFGLSPDAIGQLKEEGKLLVADNPGTKAVIFNTKKPPFTNKKIRQAFSYSIDRQQLVDNILQTGVLPAYGWVPVSMGLNPDGYFKEDVAKAKQLLTEGMEELGLTQFPKVTYYYDTGETDKKLAQALQDEWKKTLGVDIDIRTSEWKVFNEDVQNGKYDFGIWLWGADFNDPINFLEMFKDLGGNNVVRFEHKEYRDLLNKSYYETDEQKRKKLLFYSERILMEEMPLAPLHFRGNAYVKNGKVKDFVILPLGGSYFKYAYIEK; encoded by the coding sequence ATGAACAAGTGGCTACTAGGCATTTCTACTGCTGTTTTCTTATTTAGTCTCTCAGTCGGCTGTAGCTCAAAGCCCGCCGACAGTATCCAATCCCCCTCAGCGGAAACGACAGCAAAGCCTACTACCTCAGAGCCAATGGTGTTGCAATGGAGCATCACCGGGGAGCCGTCTACGATGGATGCCGGCATTGCAACAGATTCGACCTCGATGGACATGATCAACCTCACCTTCGAGGGACTGACCACTGTCGACCGTCAAGGCCAGATGATCAACGCCATCGCGGAGAGCTACACGCATACTCCTGACTTCACTCATTTTACTTTTACCATTCGAAAGGACGCCAAATGGAGCAATGGCGACCCTGTTACCGCTCACGATTTTGAGTATGCCATCAAACGCAATCTCGACCCCAAAACCGCTTCCGGCTACGCGTATCAGCTCTTCTATATCAAAGGGGGCGAGGATTTTTACTCCGGAAAAGGCAAGCCAGAAGACGTCGGAGTAAAGGCAAAGGACGACTACACACTCGATTTCACCTTGCGCTCACCAACACCGTTCTTCCGCGAATTGACCTCATTCACTACCTACTACCCGCTTCATAAAAAGACCATCGAGAGCAACCCCCAGTGGGCAACAGAAGCGAAAACGATTGTCGGCAACGGCCCGTTTATCATGGATAAGTGGGAGCACAAGTCCAAGCTCACCTTCAGCAAAAGCCCTACTTATTGGGACAGCGCCAACGTCAAGCTTGATCAGATCCATATTGTCATCATCGAGGATAACAACACCGCCCTGTCCATGTTTGAGAATGGCGATCTGGATTGGGGTGGCTACCCTTCCTTTGGCTTGTCGCCGGATGCCATTGGTCAGCTCAAGGAAGAGGGCAAGCTGCTCGTCGCAGATAACCCAGGTACCAAAGCCGTCATCTTCAATACAAAGAAACCCCCTTTTACCAACAAAAAAATTCGCCAGGCGTTTTCGTATTCAATCGACCGACAGCAATTGGTGGATAACATCCTACAGACTGGTGTTCTGCCCGCTTATGGCTGGGTTCCCGTTTCCATGGGGTTGAATCCGGACGGCTACTTTAAAGAGGATGTGGCGAAGGCCAAGCAGCTTTTGACAGAAGGCATGGAAGAGCTCGGGCTGACTCAATTCCCTAAAGTCACGTACTACTACGACACCGGAGAAACGGACAAGAAGCTGGCTCAAGCACTCCAGGACGAATGGAAGAAAACACTGGGGGTCGACATTGACATTCGCACCTCCGAATGGAAAGTTTTCAACGAGGATGTCCAAAATGGCAAATACGACTTTGGCATCTGGCTATGGGGCGCCGATTTTAACGACCCGATCAATTTCCTCGAAATGTTCAAGGACTTGGGTGGCAACAACGTCGTTCGCTTCGAGCACAAGGAATACCGCGATTTGCTCAATAAGAGCTACTATGAGACCGACGAGCAAAAGCGCAAGAAACTGTTGTTTTACTCTGAAAGAATTCTCATGGAAGAAATGCCGCTGGCACCGCTGCACTTCCGTGGCAATGCGTATGTGAAAAACGGCAAGGTGAAGGACTTTGTGATCCTCCCTCTCGGCGGTTCCTACTTTAAATACGCGTATATCGAAAAATAA
- a CDS encoding MFS transporter, with protein sequence MFSNVYVRTIILSRVLLHLGIWVRNYAVLLFVSELTNNNPVYVSLISVAEFAPIFLFGLIGGTFADRWRPKRTMVWSDLLSALSVGAVLLALMNGGWVALLIGTFISASLSQFSQPSAMKLYKRHVPAEQLQGAMAMSQTLVAVFTVLGPVIGTFIFIQFGITVSLILTAVLFLGSFLILATLPRDAEEPKSEDAGGFIEELKAGLRYIGSNQSLRTLCLTFFAVGLASGLTQPLQIFLVIENLGRDKQFLQWLVMANGAAMLAGGALIIGIAKKVRPQMLLMVGLLVSAVCTMVMGATTTIWLMIVLLVISGFFFPCIQSGIQTLLVRNTEGAFIGRVSGTITPVFMGMMVIGMFISGYLKETLSLVAVYVVSGVLIMIGAALLLPLLVEKKGKKQSGPAL encoded by the coding sequence ATGTTTTCCAATGTTTATGTTCGAACGATTATCCTCTCCCGCGTGCTGCTGCATTTGGGGATTTGGGTCCGGAATTATGCCGTCCTTCTTTTTGTTAGCGAATTGACGAATAATAATCCGGTTTATGTATCACTGATTTCGGTTGCGGAATTCGCACCCATTTTTCTATTCGGCCTGATTGGCGGAACCTTTGCCGACCGATGGCGACCGAAGCGGACAATGGTTTGGAGCGATCTGCTGTCTGCCCTGTCCGTCGGGGCTGTGCTGCTTGCCCTCATGAATGGGGGATGGGTGGCACTACTCATCGGAACCTTTATTTCCGCCAGCCTGTCTCAATTTTCTCAGCCCTCGGCCATGAAACTGTACAAGCGGCATGTGCCGGCTGAACAACTGCAGGGCGCAATGGCTATGTCCCAAACGCTTGTCGCTGTCTTTACGGTTTTAGGTCCGGTCATCGGCACGTTTATTTTCATCCAGTTTGGAATCACAGTCTCTCTGATTTTGACGGCGGTTCTTTTCCTAGGGTCTTTCCTTATCTTAGCGACGCTTCCCCGTGACGCGGAGGAACCGAAGTCTGAGGATGCCGGCGGCTTCATAGAGGAATTGAAGGCCGGACTGCGCTATATCGGGTCCAATCAATCCTTACGAACACTCTGTTTGACTTTCTTCGCTGTCGGATTGGCGTCAGGTCTGACACAGCCGCTTCAAATCTTCCTTGTCATCGAGAATTTGGGACGGGACAAACAATTTTTGCAGTGGTTGGTTATGGCCAATGGGGCAGCTATGTTGGCAGGAGGGGCCCTCATCATCGGGATAGCCAAAAAGGTAAGGCCACAGATGTTGCTCATGGTAGGCTTGCTTGTCTCTGCCGTTTGCACCATGGTAATGGGGGCTACCACAACGATTTGGTTGATGATTGTTTTATTAGTGATCAGCGGTTTCTTTTTCCCTTGTATTCAAAGCGGAATCCAGACGCTGCTTGTACGGAACACGGAAGGGGCATTTATCGGCCGGGTATCTGGTACGATCACGCCTGTTTTTATGGGGATGATGGTGATTGGCATGTTTATATCCGGCTATTTAAAGGAGACGTTATCCCTCGTTGCGGTATATGTGGTGAGCGGGGTTTTGATTATGATTGGTGCGGCTTTGCTGCTTCCTCTACTTGTTGAGAAAAAGGGCAAAAAGCAGAGTGGCCCAGCGCTATGA
- a CDS encoding vWA domain-containing protein codes for MKKSADGDESSSRVSEDDSTHMERSGLGEDGSPNYHQANPESMSEEAKQKERDFRKKLNREARELISDSIHQKVKLIVHRPDYDEENQQEYVRLYQGLMSIVQEIARKTLPYLEHELSSDFSRNRYYGSKFQADSVAYKDYKYFAKKRPPTESPSLVVGLRVDESASMSAYGRLEAAKRAVIAVYEYCQLCQIPILIYGDTADVSRLEQMSIFAYADFDKADANDRFRLMRIHARSNNRDGMALRIMAERLAASPQKTKLLISISDGQPKAMDDYTGSYAVTDMKQTIQEYERKGVTFLAAAIGQDKDVISEIYGNERFLDITNLHEFPAKLVRMIARYL; via the coding sequence TTGAAAAAATCTGCCGATGGGGACGAAAGCTCTTCCCGTGTCTCTGAAGATGATTCTACCCATATGGAACGTTCAGGTTTGGGTGAAGATGGCTCTCCCAACTATCATCAGGCAAATCCTGAATCCATGTCAGAGGAAGCCAAACAAAAGGAACGTGATTTCCGTAAAAAGCTGAATCGAGAGGCAAGAGAGCTCATTTCCGATTCCATTCATCAAAAAGTAAAGCTCATTGTTCACCGTCCAGACTACGATGAGGAAAACCAACAGGAATATGTTCGTCTTTATCAGGGACTCATGTCGATCGTGCAGGAGATCGCCAGAAAGACACTTCCGTATCTGGAACATGAGCTCTCTTCCGACTTTTCGAGGAATCGTTACTATGGCAGCAAATTTCAAGCAGACAGCGTTGCTTACAAGGATTACAAGTATTTTGCCAAGAAACGTCCGCCAACGGAATCCCCTTCTCTTGTGGTTGGTCTTAGGGTTGATGAATCCGCATCGATGTCAGCTTACGGGAGATTAGAAGCAGCAAAACGAGCAGTAATCGCGGTATATGAATATTGTCAGCTTTGTCAGATTCCCATTTTGATCTACGGCGATACGGCGGATGTTTCCAGATTGGAGCAAATGTCGATCTTTGCCTATGCCGACTTTGATAAAGCGGATGCCAATGATCGCTTCCGGTTAATGAGGATTCATGCCAGAAGCAATAATCGCGATGGCATGGCTCTAAGAATTATGGCAGAACGATTAGCGGCTTCCCCCCAAAAGACAAAACTGCTGATTAGCATAAGTGACGGACAACCGAAAGCAATGGATGACTATACCGGAAGCTATGCAGTTACAGATATGAAACAGACGATACAGGAGTATGAACGAAAAGGGGTTACCTTTCTTGCAGCCGCAATCGGTCAAGACAAGGATGTGATTAGCGAAATCTATGGGAACGAAAGATTTTTGGATATTACTAATTTACATGAATTCCCTGCAAAGTTAGTTCGGATGATCGCTCGGTATTTATGA
- a CDS encoding DUF6530 family protein translates to MKIPTNLNHKPVVISDNYERVDGRFARNTDAKALSLGVAEGSSRRKVDLSAKVWRYTGEEWSKQSEELPLHRVLDMSILICRSLAHFRDAYRYEHYYDPQEPVIDRVALQGDAMNVAICTDNERLHEDIKLFSQALSNDDEMISERLRTLSKLLMDMGY, encoded by the coding sequence ATGAAAATACCTACGAACTTGAACCATAAGCCTGTTGTCATCTCGGATAACTATGAGCGTGTTGATGGTCGATTCGCCAGGAACACAGATGCGAAAGCACTTTCTCTGGGAGTGGCAGAGGGCAGCTCCAGAAGAAAGGTCGATCTATCTGCCAAAGTATGGAGATACACGGGAGAAGAATGGTCGAAACAATCGGAGGAGCTGCCTCTCCATCGTGTTCTTGATATGTCCATACTGATTTGTCGGTCTTTGGCCCATTTTCGCGACGCATACAGATATGAGCATTACTATGACCCACAGGAGCCTGTCATCGACCGAGTTGCCCTGCAAGGGGATGCAATGAACGTGGCGATATGCACGGACAATGAGCGTCTTCATGAAGATATTAAGCTGTTCAGCCAAGCGTTGAGTAACGACGATGAGATGATCAGCGAACGTCTGCGCACATTATCAAAGCTATTAATGGATATGGGGTATTAA
- a CDS encoding AAA family ATPase — protein MTENENYHLSPERQLTDAEKKLVWKKPTTHKVSEEEQRISKEVKRNWHRGEMKIANLLLEGDAGSGKTQLAKALSANFGLPYTKVTCFADMDKSDIIGAILPVISSERLEKMEPAEQTLWKSLYESNGLQSISEILMEALGITQEQAALKIKQLLERAAAENNDGEAIEYRFYPSEIVRAYQNGYLLEIQEPNVIRDAAVLMALNSALELDGSINLPTEIIRRHPDFIAVITTNRSYAGTRPLNEALRDRVQHTEKMDLPTKEIMIERVMAKTGFQDGKMLGILADMIVVLDKTARANAIKGVAGMRSFFYWADAIAGGASAKESLYHKVIYKITTDSEEIKLLEEALKNHGLLASLDEAEIEQKKNENLTTP, from the coding sequence ATGACTGAAAATGAAAACTATCATTTGTCACCCGAAAGACAGCTGACGGATGCAGAAAAAAAGCTCGTTTGGAAAAAGCCAACCACGCATAAGGTCAGTGAAGAGGAACAGCGTATTAGTAAAGAAGTCAAACGCAACTGGCATCGCGGGGAAATGAAAATCGCCAATTTATTGTTAGAAGGTGACGCTGGTTCGGGGAAAACACAACTAGCCAAGGCATTATCCGCTAATTTCGGGCTGCCGTATACAAAAGTGACTTGTTTTGCTGATATGGATAAATCGGATATTATCGGCGCTATTTTGCCAGTCATTTCTTCTGAACGTCTAGAGAAAATGGAGCCTGCCGAGCAAACGCTATGGAAATCCTTATATGAAAGCAATGGGCTTCAAAGTATATCTGAAATTTTGATGGAAGCACTGGGGATTACACAGGAACAGGCTGCCTTAAAGATAAAGCAACTATTGGAGCGTGCAGCAGCGGAAAACAACGATGGCGAAGCGATTGAGTACCGATTTTACCCTTCGGAGATCGTCAGAGCCTATCAAAACGGTTATCTGCTGGAAATCCAGGAACCAAACGTTATTCGTGATGCTGCGGTGTTAATGGCATTAAACTCTGCCTTGGAGCTGGATGGGAGCATCAATCTACCCACCGAGATCATACGCAGGCACCCGGACTTCATCGCGGTTATCACGACAAACCGCAGTTATGCGGGAACCAGACCGTTAAACGAAGCGCTGCGCGACAGGGTTCAGCATACGGAAAAGATGGACCTGCCGACCAAAGAAATCATGATCGAACGTGTAATGGCCAAAACCGGTTTTCAGGATGGAAAGATGTTGGGTATTTTAGCGGATATGATTGTCGTTTTAGACAAAACTGCACGGGCCAATGCGATCAAGGGCGTGGCTGGAATGCGTTCCTTTTTCTACTGGGCGGATGCGATTGCCGGAGGAGCCTCCGCAAAAGAATCCCTTTATCATAAGGTCATCTACAAGATCACAACCGATTCGGAAGAAATAAAACTTCTGGAAGAAGCCCTGAAAAATCATGGTTTGCTTGCCAGCTTGGATGAAGCAGAGATTGAGCAAAAAAAAAACGAAAATCTGACGACGCCGTAG
- a CDS encoding GIY-YIG nuclease family protein — MNREELKQLYKESETEAGVYQIKNTHNQKVWISATRNLKTMNGKLFTLKMGSHINKQLQQEWNEYGEEAFVFEVLEVLKKKKDGFFDEKDALKKLEQKWLDQLQPYGERGYHQEKKKEQ, encoded by the coding sequence ATGAATCGAGAAGAACTGAAACAACTGTATAAAGAATCGGAAACGGAGGCAGGGGTGTATCAGATCAAAAACACCCATAACCAAAAAGTCTGGATCAGCGCCACCCGCAACCTTAAGACGATGAACGGAAAGCTGTTCACTCTCAAAATGGGTTCGCATATAAACAAACAGCTTCAACAGGAATGGAATGAATACGGAGAAGAGGCATTCGTCTTTGAAGTGTTGGAGGTTTTGAAAAAGAAGAAAGACGGATTCTTTGATGAAAAGGATGCCCTGAAGAAACTGGAACAAAAATGGCTCGACCAGCTCCAGCCGTACGGAGAGCGTGGATACCATCAGGAAAAAAAGAAAGAGCAATAA
- a CDS encoding ABC transporter substrate-binding protein, translated as MLSERLKSQIRSVLLICVLVFSIVGCSSAPTPATDGKQANQQAKVSQPKKGGTITMGYQMEPDTLDPQKTSLPAGNFVGSMLGGSLLILDPFTFELKPHLAESYTISEDGKTMTFKIRSGVKFHDGTPLTAEVFKQSYERALDPKTASPVTGPDVSSIKSILAPDDSTLIFHLDEPSPSLLYNLSYSGYQQPISVEARNKYGNELGRNPVGVGPWKFESWKTGESITLVRNDEYKWAAPFALNQGPVRPDKFVLKFIQDNQTMMAALDSGTIDIATVPPKDAKKYKDHKDFTVLEGMQPAEYFIGMNLENEILQDVRVRKALNLAINKDALIMADLQGEGVPVYGPIPPTMIGYDAAVEQYGYKYNADQARQLLEEAGWKPNAQGIREKDGKTLSLTMLIEETNPGHQLVQSMFKEIGVEVHIQKYESATALEQALKGEFDLFSTSHGSVDPDILHLLLHSSQIGGLNFFRLSDQQLDRLLNKGRTTTDQVLRQQVFADIQKRIVEQAYWIPLYSAKTFVVVSNRIQGVKPNPLASLIIQDMWVNE; from the coding sequence ATGCTATCAGAGCGGTTAAAGAGCCAAATTCGCAGCGTTTTACTCATATGTGTACTGGTCTTTTCCATCGTTGGCTGTAGCTCTGCTCCCACTCCGGCTACAGACGGGAAGCAAGCAAATCAACAAGCAAAAGTCTCCCAGCCCAAAAAGGGTGGGACGATCACCATGGGCTACCAGATGGAGCCGGATACGCTGGACCCGCAAAAGACGTCGTTGCCAGCGGGAAATTTTGTTGGGAGCATGTTGGGGGGATCTCTGCTGATCCTCGATCCCTTTACGTTTGAGTTGAAGCCGCATCTGGCTGAATCGTACACGATCTCGGAAGACGGCAAGACCATGACGTTCAAGATACGTTCTGGCGTGAAGTTTCATGATGGAACACCGCTCACTGCGGAAGTTTTTAAGCAAAGCTATGAACGTGCACTCGATCCGAAAACAGCCTCACCGGTTACGGGACCGGACGTATCTTCGATCAAATCCATTTTAGCTCCTGATGATTCCACATTGATCTTTCATTTGGATGAGCCCTCCCCTTCGTTACTTTATAACTTATCATATAGCGGCTACCAGCAACCCATTTCCGTAGAGGCACGAAACAAATACGGAAATGAGCTGGGACGCAATCCTGTGGGGGTAGGTCCGTGGAAATTCGAGAGCTGGAAAACAGGAGAATCGATCACACTGGTACGAAACGACGAGTATAAGTGGGCAGCTCCTTTTGCTCTGAATCAAGGACCTGTAAGACCCGACAAGTTCGTTCTGAAATTTATTCAAGACAACCAGACCATGATGGCTGCTCTCGACAGTGGGACGATTGATATTGCCACTGTCCCCCCGAAAGACGCGAAGAAATACAAGGATCACAAAGATTTTACGGTGCTGGAAGGAATGCAGCCTGCAGAGTACTTCATTGGGATGAATCTGGAAAATGAAATCTTGCAGGATGTCCGCGTGAGAAAAGCACTGAACTTGGCGATCAACAAAGATGCATTGATCATGGCAGATCTGCAAGGAGAGGGGGTGCCTGTCTACGGACCGATCCCACCAACGATGATCGGATACGATGCAGCAGTAGAGCAGTACGGCTACAAGTACAATGCTGATCAAGCCAGACAACTGCTGGAAGAGGCAGGATGGAAGCCAAACGCGCAAGGGATAAGGGAAAAGGATGGGAAAACGCTCAGCCTGACGATGCTCATCGAAGAAACAAATCCCGGGCATCAGCTGGTGCAAAGCATGTTCAAAGAGATTGGTGTCGAAGTGCATATCCAAAAGTATGAATCAGCGACAGCTCTTGAACAGGCACTGAAGGGCGAGTTCGATTTGTTCTCAACGAGTCATGGCAGTGTCGATCCAGATATTTTGCACTTGTTACTGCATTCGAGTCAGATCGGGGGCTTGAATTTCTTTCGCCTCAGTGATCAACAGCTCGATAGGCTGTTAAATAAAGGACGAACGACAACAGATCAAGTACTGCGACAGCAGGTTTTTGCAGACATTCAAAAAAGAATCGTGGAACAGGCCTATTGGATTCCGCTCTATTCCGCAAAAACATTCGTGGTCGTCAGTAACCGGATTCAAGGCGTCAAACCAAATCCATTAGCCTCCTTAATTATTCAGGACATGTGGGTGAACGAGTAG
- a CDS encoding mandelate racemase/muconate lactonizing enzyme family protein — MKITSVCVHAIRLPLKRPFIIAYASYEDMPSIIVKVETDNGLVGLGEAVPDQNVTGETWESTYTMLVHNLAPVVIGENPFDIERIHEKMNQAVWGVPAAKAAIDIACYDLMGKAAGQPVYHFLGGKYHTTLSFPYVLSILEPEVMAAEARQAVAAGYDSIKIKVGADLQTDIQRIRAVRQAVGPDVGLRVDANQGWENRANSLLVMKQIEDCHIDWMEQPVLADDLEALADIRKQTTTPIMVDEGLHGTKEMREVIAKKAADKVNIKLMKSGGIYPALKLVNQAEMAGMECQIGSMLESSIGSAAGAHLSLAKKNIISNELAGPTIISRDVAELTIHGSQIVVTDQPGLGVELDEAVLADITVKSEQVIGAKRQPV; from the coding sequence ATGAAAATAACGTCAGTATGTGTTCATGCCATAAGGTTGCCGCTAAAACGCCCATTTATCATCGCGTACGCCTCCTATGAGGATATGCCGTCCATTATTGTAAAAGTGGAGACAGACAATGGCCTGGTCGGGCTAGGAGAAGCGGTACCGGATCAAAATGTCACCGGAGAGACATGGGAGTCTACCTATACAATGCTCGTTCATAACTTGGCGCCTGTTGTGATCGGTGAGAATCCGTTTGATATCGAGAGAATCCACGAGAAGATGAACCAGGCTGTATGGGGAGTACCAGCAGCAAAAGCCGCCATCGATATCGCATGCTATGATCTGATGGGCAAGGCGGCTGGTCAACCCGTTTACCATTTCCTAGGCGGAAAATATCACACGACTCTTTCCTTCCCGTATGTGTTAAGCATTTTAGAGCCAGAGGTCATGGCAGCTGAAGCCAGGCAAGCAGTGGCAGCCGGGTATGACTCGATCAAAATAAAAGTGGGAGCTGATCTTCAGACAGATATCCAGCGAATCCGGGCTGTTCGGCAGGCAGTTGGTCCTGACGTAGGGTTGCGGGTGGACGCCAACCAAGGTTGGGAGAACCGTGCGAACTCCTTGCTTGTTATGAAACAGATCGAGGATTGTCACATTGATTGGATGGAGCAGCCTGTCTTGGCAGATGATCTTGAGGCTCTGGCTGATATTCGCAAGCAAACGACTACTCCAATTATGGTAGACGAGGGACTGCACGGGACAAAGGAAATGCGGGAAGTCATCGCGAAGAAAGCTGCAGATAAAGTAAACATCAAACTCATGAAAAGTGGAGGGATTTATCCTGCTCTCAAATTGGTGAATCAGGCGGAAATGGCCGGGATGGAGTGTCAGATCGGTTCGATGCTGGAGTCCTCGATTGGCAGTGCAGCTGGTGCACATTTGTCACTGGCGAAGAAAAACATCATTTCCAATGAGTTGGCAGGACCTACGATCATTTCGCGGGATGTGGCCGAGCTTACGATTCACGGAAGTCAGATTGTCGTGACAGATCAGCCAGGCTTAGGCGTAGAGCTAGACGAAGCAGTGCTTGCCGACATAACGGTTAAGTCAGAGCAGGTCATCGGAGCGAAGCGGCAACCCGTATAG
- a CDS encoding GNAT family N-acetyltransferase yields MQNTRIEIVEALTESQLQMIKAMEQEAFGPHGAIDEWVLVPLARHGCVALFMEAEEAYPVGVCQLLRDFRQPDKCYMYGYYIRADRKGMGYGFSFLNRLLEQLHEDGFRQICLTVSPDNTGAVGLYQKAGFVVIETRIAEYGSGNDRYYMVKTL; encoded by the coding sequence ATGCAAAATACGCGCATAGAAATTGTCGAGGCATTGACAGAGAGTCAGCTTCAGATGATCAAGGCAATGGAGCAGGAGGCTTTTGGCCCACATGGAGCGATTGATGAATGGGTGCTCGTACCACTCGCGAGACATGGCTGTGTTGCACTTTTCATGGAAGCAGAGGAGGCATATCCTGTCGGGGTATGCCAGCTCTTGAGGGATTTTCGTCAGCCGGACAAATGCTACATGTATGGGTATTACATCCGGGCAGATCGTAAAGGGATGGGGTATGGGTTCTCTTTCTTGAACCGATTGCTAGAGCAGCTGCATGAGGATGGGTTCCGTCAGATTTGTCTAACTGTAAGCCCTGATAATACTGGAGCAGTCGGACTCTATCAAAAAGCAGGTTTTGTGGTTATCGAGACACGAATTGCGGAATATGGCAGTGGAAACGATCGCTATTATATGGTGAAAACGTTATAG
- a CDS encoding serine hydrolase domain-containing protein, with protein sequence MRQQGWLVEWEELVEKDMKEGRVPGFVMGVNLNGQSLFRKSFGYRDREKEVEITPDTVMGLASVTKSFTCMAIMQLQEAKKLSVHDPVIKYLPEFRTPDRQKTEQMTIHHFMTHTTGMPPLPIDNLAIRNSMLDDMPDEDNPIHRYLKKEYQKPIYTFEELMEALALADYELVGSPGQLFSYSNDCYSLLGAVIARVSGKSYDVYIKEHILEPADMKSSTFLLSDLPHLPDVTTIYHFKESNGVSEIYPDPNWEDGLLVAASGHLNSTVHDMLNYAEIFRTGGCVGKERILSEESVKQMIYPHVQISYGRYYGYGLSIQSDYYGGTLIKHGGAIKGVAAHLAIVPERGITSMALANLIGSPVEKATLTALHAVEGRPLNTPQYQFETYSVPTAQLGEYVGRYVSGEGVDIIVYVVEDALMMIDKTSDVFGGGKQLNCLLRPIGEHQFITEREGSELTVGFVKGEDGAVKAMSLYYRIIPRVTAAEGSRV encoded by the coding sequence ATGAGACAGCAAGGCTGGTTAGTAGAATGGGAAGAACTGGTTGAAAAAGACATGAAGGAAGGCAGAGTTCCGGGCTTCGTCATGGGTGTGAATTTGAATGGGCAGAGCCTGTTTCGCAAAAGCTTTGGCTATCGTGATCGTGAAAAGGAAGTCGAAATCACGCCTGATACCGTGATGGGATTGGCCTCCGTTACGAAGTCCTTTACATGCATGGCGATCATGCAGCTACAGGAAGCGAAGAAGCTATCTGTTCATGATCCGGTGATCAAGTACCTCCCTGAATTTCGTACCCCGGATCGTCAAAAAACGGAGCAGATGACAATCCACCATTTTATGACGCACACGACGGGCATGCCGCCTCTGCCTATTGATAACCTAGCGATTCGCAACTCCATGCTCGATGACATGCCTGACGAGGATAACCCGATTCACCGGTACTTGAAAAAGGAGTACCAGAAACCGATCTACACGTTCGAAGAGCTGATGGAAGCTCTTGCCCTGGCGGATTATGAACTGGTGGGCTCTCCAGGACAATTGTTCAGCTATTCAAATGATTGCTATTCTCTCCTGGGAGCGGTCATAGCCAGAGTGAGTGGGAAATCGTATGACGTTTATATCAAAGAGCATATTTTGGAACCAGCAGACATGAAGAGCAGCACTTTTCTTCTGAGCGATCTGCCACACCTACCGGATGTAACGACCATCTATCATTTTAAAGAGAGTAATGGCGTATCTGAGATTTACCCTGATCCAAATTGGGAGGATGGGCTACTGGTAGCGGCATCGGGGCATTTGAATTCAACAGTGCATGACATGTTGAACTACGCTGAAATATTCCGTACGGGCGGATGTGTGGGCAAGGAACGGATTTTATCCGAAGAGAGCGTCAAACAAATGATCTATCCGCATGTCCAGATCAGCTACGGAAGGTATTACGGATATGGCTTATCCATTCAATCCGACTACTATGGGGGTACCTTGATCAAGCACGGTGGAGCGATCAAAGGTGTCGCTGCCCATTTAGCGATTGTTCCAGAGCGGGGCATTACATCCATGGCTCTAGCCAATTTGATCGGAAGCCCCGTCGAAAAAGCCACATTGACAGCACTCCATGCCGTAGAAGGGCGTCCATTGAATACGCCGCAGTACCAATTCGAGACATACAGCGTCCCTACTGCCCAATTAGGAGAGTATGTCGGTCGATACGTTAGTGGGGAAGGCGTGGATATCATCGTATATGTGGTAGAGGATGCCTTGATGATGATAGATAAAACGTCGGATGTGTTTGGTGGAGGAAAACAACTGAACTGTCTATTGCGACCAATTGGGGAGCATCAATTTATCACCGAGAGAGAGGGCAGCGAGCTGACAGTTGGCTTTGTAAAAGGCGAAGATGGCGCTGTAAAAGCCATGTCCCTTTATTATCGAATCATTCCACGAGTAACTGCTGCAGAGGGGAGTCGAGTATGA